The genome window GCGCCAGTGCTAGTCGCTCGATGCTGGTTTGCACGATCTCGGCGGCTCGTTCCAAGGTGTACGTGCGGTAGCGGAGTCGTTCGATTGTGGCAGCAACATTCGGGTGACTAACTTTGGAGTATTCCTCCAGGCTCCGCAGAGCCTCTTGCAGGCGTTTCCAGTTCGCGGCCGCGACTCCGGCCAGATCCGATCGGGCAAATTCGGCCGTTGTCGAGATAGTCGTGCCAACATCGGCCAGCGTGTCGCGCCCAGCCAGCAGATCGCGGCCGTCTAAATGTCGTAACGCCTCCCGCAAGTCGTGCCTGAGTTGCTTTAGTTCGGCGGTCAAGAACCGGTCGTCAAGTACCATCCGCACGTAGTCTTCGACCACCCGCAACCCCTCACGCGCCCGATTGGCGGCGGCATCCAGCAAGCGCAGCAGGGACACGCTTTCGGCTGCGGACGGCGCGATGGCCTGAGGATTTGGCTCGGCGACATCAAAGACCGCGAATTCTGGTTCCAGCTTGATAACATCCGGGCCAACAATGGGATCAGGTGCGACACGCCGCTGCGGCGCCTGCATCGCTGTTCCTGCGACGGCCAATACGGCGGCCTCGGAGATTTGATCCCCCAGTTCCAAGGGCTCTACCGGCAGCGGCCCCGGATCGTGGCCATATAGATGATGTATCTGCGACTCGAGGCGGTCGGCATCCAGTCCGCAATCAGCCAACCAGGCGGCAGTCTCACCCGCTGCCGCCGCCAGCCCCAGCAGTACATGCTCGGTCGCCAGGGCGAGCGGACGAGGATACGCCCATAGCCGCCCGACAGCGGCGTCGAGTGCCACAACTACTGATCCCGAGAACTCGCGACGCGAGCCGTTTCCCTCTGTGCGCCGCAACGCCGGCCAGCGCGCGCGCACCGCCGGGGCGTCGATATTG of Pirellulales bacterium contains these proteins:
- a CDS encoding thiamine phosphate synthase, with protein sequence NIDAPAVRARWPALRRTEGNGSRREFSGSVVVALDAAVGRLWAYPRPLALATEHVLLGLAAAAGETAAWLADCGLDADRLESQIHHLYGHDPGPLPVEPLELGDQISEAAVLAVAGTAMQAPQRRVAPDPIVGPDVIKLEPEFAVFDVAEPNPQAIAPSAAESVSLLRLLDAAANRAREGLRVVEDYVRMVLDDRFLTAELKQLRHDLREALRHLDGRDLLAGRDTLADVGTTISTTAEFARSDLAGVAAANWKRLQEALRSLEEYSKVSHPNVAATIERLRYRTYTLERAAEIVQTSIERLALAQLCVLIDGGGSESAFERLIDALVAARTPMIQLREKNLPDNELFERARVLRARTAAAGTLCVINDRADIAAAVHADGVHVGQDDLPVKAARSVVGPRALVGVSTHSLAQARRAVLEGASYLGVGPTFPSTTKSFAEFPGVNLLRQVAAEIRLPAFAIGGLTLANLESVIAAGFSRVAVSGAVVAAADPAAASAEFLRRLAGASPQSP